In Deltaproteobacteria bacterium HGW-Deltaproteobacteria-6, the genomic stretch CCTGCCTTGGGGGCTGCGGGCGTTTTGGTCACAGCCGCCTCAGGTGCTTTTATGTCCAGCAGTTCGACTTCAAAAATCAGCGTCGCACCGCCGGGGATAATGGGCGGCCTGCCCTGGTCGCCGTAAGCGAGATCGGCAGGGCATGTCAGTTTAGCCTTGCCCCCGACTTTCATCCTGCCCACGCCTTCGGTCCAGCAGGGAATAACCTGCCCCAGCGGAAATTCCATGGGCTGACCGCGCCTGATGGAACTGTCGAACTCCTTACCATCAATCAGCGTGCCGGCATAGTGAACTTTCACCGTATCCGCTGCTTTGGGAGAAGCACCGGTGCCTGCCTTGATTTCCTGATAGATCAGGCCGGTTGCGGTTTTTTGCGCGCCTTTCCCGGCAGCCGCTTTTTCCAGATATGGTTTGGACAGTTCTCTTTGTTTTTGCGCGGTGGCCATCATCCTTGATTGAGCCAGCACGTTGAGCTTCTGTCCATAGGCTTCCGGTTCGGCAATTAATTTTTTACCGGCGGCGACATCCGTCATGCCCTCTTTGACATATTCGACCTCCTCGGCGGACAGGTTGAACATGGCCATCTGCCGTGCCATATGAACACCCAGGGCATAAAGGGTTTTCTGGTCTTCAGTCTGAGGCTGGGCCGCCCAGGCGGGCAAAGCCATCAGTAAAACAAAAACACAAACAATCAGCTTACGCATAAACTTCCTTTCTCGAATCATAAAATTTAATCTCTTAACCTCCTGCCATTAACGCCTAATCGAAGCGGGAAACATCCGTTTGGATCAGCGTATCATCAAGCAACTGCAGAACGACTTTTTCACCTTTTTTCACGGCGAAAACATTTTCATCAAGAACAATAAAAGCATTGGCGGCCACCATGGATTTCAAAATACCGGAGCCCTGTCTGCCCGTGATACGGGCAATGTAACGGCCTTTTTCTTTTTGAACAACGGCGCGGATGAAATGTTTGATGCCAGCGCTTTTTTTAATATCCTGGGCGCTTTCAGCTGCGAACGTCTGACGGAAAATCCGGGCATGCCCCTGCATTTTCAGCAGAAAGGGACGGACAAACTGCTCAAAAGAAACCATCACGGAAACCGGATTGCCGGGCAGACCGAAAAGCGGAACACCGTCAATTGCGCCGTAAGCCAGCGGTTTACCGGGACGCATGGCGACCTGCCAGAAATGCATGGCGTTGCCGATATCGCCCATCACGTCTTTGACAAAATCATAATCTCCAACCGAAACACCGCCGGAGGAAAGAATCACGTCAGCCTTTCGCGCTATCTGAAATTTTTCAACAAGCTCTTCTTTCTGATCGCGGCCGATGCCCAGCATGATCGGAATGCCGCCGCAATCAAGAATCTGCGCGGCAAGCGCGTAGCTGTTGGAGTTGACAATTTTACCGGACGGCGGATCGATCTCAATATCGACCAGTTCGTCGCCGGTGGAAAGGATCGCCACACGCGGCTTCTGGTAAACACTGACAAATGACTTTCCCAGCGCCGCCAGCATGCCGATATGCCCCGGGCGCAAAACGCTTCCCGCCGCGATGACCCGTTCATCCTTCTTGACATCCTCGCCGGGGAAACGGACTTCCAGCCCCGGAGAGGCGGCAATTTTAATCAACACCGTCTCCGCCGACTCGATCGCATCTTCTCTGCGAACCACCGCATCAGCACCCCGGGGAATCAGCGCGCCGGTCATAATGCGCGCAGCCTGCCCGCTTTTAACGGTTTTACGGGGAACTGCGCCCGCGTAAATGGTTTCAATCACCTTGAGTTTCAGGGGTTTCCCGGCTTTCACACCTTTCGTGTCGCCTGCCCGCACGGCATAGCCGTCCTTCGCGGAGTTGGCGGCGGAGGGAATATTGTGCGGCGCATCAATATCCTCCCCGATCACCCGGCCGCGGGCGTTCAGAATATCAACTTTTTCCAATCCCAGCGGGCGGCAACCGGTCAGAATAGTTTTAAGCGCCTTTTCCACCGCAATCATTTCGTTGTCTCCCTCACAGGGGCGTCACTTTATCAAAGACGGGAGGGTTGTCAATCAGAAAAAAGACTGAAGACTGAAGACTGAAGGAGGAAGGAGGAAGGACAAAAGACGAAAGACCGAAAACTGATATTATTAAGATAAAAAGCCGAAGGCTCACAAAATAAACCTTCAGTCTTCAGCCTTCAGTCTTTTTTTGTTCCCCTTGAACTATCCGGATATTTGCGCTAGTGAAGAGAAAAGATTATATAAGGATACACATTTCATGACCCCGCAACAGAATAAAATCCGTAAAATGCTGGCCGAAAAGCAGGGCATTTTGCTGGTTCACTACTACGCCAGGCCTGAAATCCAGGAAATAGCTGATGTTCTTGGTGATTCGCTGGCGCTTGCCCAGGCTGCGGCACGCGCAGACGCCCGCGTGATTGTCTTTGCGGGCGTACATTTTATGGCTCAAAGCGCGGCGATTCTGTCGCCTCAAAAAACCGTGCTGCTGCCCAGGCTGGATGCGGGCTGTCCTCTGGCCGATATGGCCACTGCCGACGCGGTAAGAAAAATGAGGCAGCAGGAACCGGACGCCGTTTTCGTAACCTACATCAATTCCACCGCGGAAGTTAAAGCCGCAAGCGATATCTGCTGTACATCAGGCAACGCGCTCAAAATTATCAAGTCGCTGCCGCCTTCAAAAAAAGTGGTCATGCTGCCCGACGGCAACCTGGCGCGTCATATTGCATCCCTCACCGGCAAAAGCATCATCGCGTGGGAAGGCTGTTGCCCTGTTCACCAGGCGCTGACCGTTCAGGATGTCGCGGCACGCAAGCGGGAATATCCATTGGCGCCTTTTGCCGCGCACCCGGAATGCCGTCCCGAAGTGCTGGCGCTGGCTGATTTTACAGGTTCCACCGCGGCGATTCTCCAGTTCGCCCGCGACTCGAAAGCAAAGGAAATGATCATTGGAACGGAAGCAGGCATTTTGGCCCAGTTGCAAAAGCGCCATCCGGAGAAAACCTTTATTCCCGCCTCCCCCGCTCTTTTCTGCGCCGACATGAAAAAAATTTCGCTGGATGACATCGAAAAATCGCTCACCACGATGCAGCCGGTAATCAAGGTGCCGGGGGATGTGAGCCTGGCCGCCCAAAAGGCGCTGGATAAAATGCTGGCGATTTCTTAACCGGCCGTTTGATTTATTTGGATTGAGTTCATTGAGAAAAATTATCGATAAAAAAATACTTCAGGACGCGCCGCCTGTGCGGGAGCTTCTGGAGCTGATTGACCGGGAGACACCCGTAATTGATGTTCAAGGGCTGACCGGCGCCGCGCGTCCGTTTCTGACCGCGCTTTTGTTTGACCGCCTGGGACACCCTCTCACCGTCATTTGTCCGACAGCCAGGGAAGCCGCCGCTTTCGCCCGTGATTTGATGCTCTTTCTGGGTGAGGCAGCCGTGCTGCATTACCCCCCGCTCGATTTTCTATCCATCGACATGTTTGCCCTGCAGCGGGAAGAAGAACTGGCCCGTCTGAATGTGCTGACCCAGTTGCAGGTGGACAGCCGCAGGATCATCGTCACCTGCCTTGCGGCCTGCATGCAGAAAGTCATGCCGAAAGCCGAATTTCAACAGTATCTGAAAATTATTTCGACAGGCGATATGCTGCTTCTGGAGGAATTTCCCGCGAGGCTTCTGGCCGGCGGCTATCAGCGGGTATCGCTGGTGGAAAATCCCGGCGAATTCAGTCTCCGCGGCAATATTCTGGATATTTTTCCGCCCACCGAAACGGACGGGCTGCGCCTGGAAATGACCGGCGACGAGATTGAATCGATCCGCCGTTTTGACTGCTCATCTCAACGCTCAGGCGTTGCCGTTGACGCTTTCATTCTGGGACCGGCCGGTGAAATTCTGATCGATGAAACAAGATTGAATCGCGCCGTGCGCAATGTCAAGCGCCGGGCCGACGATCTGGACCTTTCACGCGATCTCCGGAGCCGTCTTACGGAAACGCTCCGGCAGCAATCCGCAACCTCCGTCAATCCGA encodes the following:
- a CDS encoding quinolinate synthase, translating into MTPQQNKIRKMLAEKQGILLVHYYARPEIQEIADVLGDSLALAQAAARADARVIVFAGVHFMAQSAAILSPQKTVLLPRLDAGCPLADMATADAVRKMRQQEPDAVFVTYINSTAEVKAASDICCTSGNALKIIKSLPPSKKVVMLPDGNLARHIASLTGKSIIAWEGCCPVHQALTVQDVAARKREYPLAPFAAHPECRPEVLALADFTGSTAAILQFARDSKAKEMIIGTEAGILAQLQKRHPEKTFIPASPALFCADMKKISLDDIEKSLTTMQPVIKVPGDVSLAAQKALDKMLAIS
- a CDS encoding peptidylprolyl isomerase, which encodes MRKLIVCVFVLLMALPAWAAQPQTEDQKTLYALGVHMARQMAMFNLSAEEVEYVKEGMTDVAAGKKLIAEPEAYGQKLNVLAQSRMMATAQKQRELSKPYLEKAAAGKGAQKTATGLIYQEIKAGTGASPKAADTVKVHYAGTLIDGKEFDSSIRRGQPMEFPLGQVIPCWTEGVGRMKVGGKAKLTCPADLAYGDQGRPPIIPGGATLIFEVELLDIKAPEAAVTKTPAAPKAGKKK